Proteins encoded within one genomic window of Ovis aries strain OAR_USU_Benz2616 breed Rambouillet chromosome 1, ARS-UI_Ramb_v3.0, whole genome shotgun sequence:
- the EIF4A2 gene encoding eukaryotic initiation factor 4A-II isoform X2: MSGGSADYNREHGGPEGMDPDGVIESNWNEIVDNFDDMNLKESLLRGIYAYGFEKPSAIQQRAIIPCIKGYDVIAQAQSGTGKTATFAISILQQLEIEFKETQALVLAPTRELAQQIQKVILALGDYMGATCHACIGGTNVRNEMQKLQAEAPHIVVGTPGRVFDMLNRRYLSPKWIKMFVLDEADEMLSRGFKDQIYEIFQKLNTSIQVVLLSATMPTDVLEVTKKFMRDPIRILVKKEELTLEGIKQFYINVEREEWKLDTLCDLYETLTITQAVIFLNTRRKVDWLTEKMHARDFTVSALHGDMDQKERDVIMREFRSGSSRVLITTDLLARGIDVQQVSLVINYDLPTNRENYIHRIGRGGRFGRKGVAINFVTEEDKRILRDIETFYNTTVEEMPMNVADLI; this comes from the exons ATGTCTGGTGGCTCCGCGGATTATAACAG AGAACATGGCGGCCCAGAGGGAATGGACCCCGATGGTGTCATCGAG agCAACTGGAATGAGATTGTTGATAACTTTGATGATATGAACTTAAAGGAGTCTCTTCTTCGGGGCATCTATGCTTATGGTTTTGAGAAGCCATCAGCTATTCAGCAGAGAGCTATTATTCCATGTATTAAAG GGTATGATGTGATTGCTCAAGCTCAGTCAGGTACTGGCAAGACAGCCACATTTGCTATTTCCATCCTGCAACAGTTGGAGATTGAGTTCAAGGAGACCCAAGCACTAGTATTGGCCCCCACCAGAGAACTGGCTCAACAG ATCCAAAAGGTAATTCTGGCACTTGGAGATTATATGGGAGCAACTTGTCATGCCTGCATTGGTGGAACAAATGttagaaatgaaatgcaaaaactGCAGGCTGAAGCACCACATATTGTTGTTGGAACACCAGGGAGAGTGTTTGATATGTTAAACAGAAGATATCTCT CTCCAAAATGGATCAAAATGTTCGTTTTGGATGAAGCAGATGAAATGCTGAGCCGAGGGTTTAAGGATCAAatctatgagattttccaaaaATTAAATACTAGTATTCAG GTggtgttgctttctgccacaatGCCAACGGATGTGTTGGAAGTGACCAAAAAATTCATGAGAGATCCAATTCGAATTTTGGTGAAGAAGGAAGAATTGACCCTTGAAGGAATCAAGCAGTTTTATATTAATGTTGAAAGAGAG GAATGGAAGTTGGATACACTTTGTGACTTGTACGAGACACTGACAATTACACAGGCTGTTATTTTCCTCAATACAAGGCGCAAGGTGGACTGGCTCACAGAGAAAATGCATGCCAGGGACTTCACAGTTTCTGCCCTG CATGGTGACAtggaccagaaagaaagagaTGTTATCATGAGGGAATTTCGATCAGGGTCAAGCCGTGTTCTGATCACTACTGACTTGTTG GCTCGTGGAATTGATGTGCAACAAGTGTCATTGGTTATAAACTATGATCTACCTACCAATCGTGAAAATTACATTCACAG AATTGGCAGAGGGGGTCGATTTGGGAGGAAAGGTGTGGCTATAAACTTTGTTACTGAAGAAGACAAGAGGATTCTTCGTGACATTGAGACTTTCTACAATACTACAGTGGAGGAAATGCCAATGAATGTGGCCGACCTTATTTAA
- the EIF4A2 gene encoding eukaryotic initiation factor 4A-II isoform X1, protein MSGGSADYNSREHGGPEGMDPDGVIESNWNEIVDNFDDMNLKESLLRGIYAYGFEKPSAIQQRAIIPCIKGYDVIAQAQSGTGKTATFAISILQQLEIEFKETQALVLAPTRELAQQIQKVILALGDYMGATCHACIGGTNVRNEMQKLQAEAPHIVVGTPGRVFDMLNRRYLSPKWIKMFVLDEADEMLSRGFKDQIYEIFQKLNTSIQVVLLSATMPTDVLEVTKKFMRDPIRILVKKEELTLEGIKQFYINVEREEWKLDTLCDLYETLTITQAVIFLNTRRKVDWLTEKMHARDFTVSALHGDMDQKERDVIMREFRSGSSRVLITTDLLARGIDVQQVSLVINYDLPTNRENYIHRIGRGGRFGRKGVAINFVTEEDKRILRDIETFYNTTVEEMPMNVADLI, encoded by the exons ATGTCTGGTGGCTCCGCGGATTATAACAG CAGAGAACATGGCGGCCCAGAGGGAATGGACCCCGATGGTGTCATCGAG agCAACTGGAATGAGATTGTTGATAACTTTGATGATATGAACTTAAAGGAGTCTCTTCTTCGGGGCATCTATGCTTATGGTTTTGAGAAGCCATCAGCTATTCAGCAGAGAGCTATTATTCCATGTATTAAAG GGTATGATGTGATTGCTCAAGCTCAGTCAGGTACTGGCAAGACAGCCACATTTGCTATTTCCATCCTGCAACAGTTGGAGATTGAGTTCAAGGAGACCCAAGCACTAGTATTGGCCCCCACCAGAGAACTGGCTCAACAG ATCCAAAAGGTAATTCTGGCACTTGGAGATTATATGGGAGCAACTTGTCATGCCTGCATTGGTGGAACAAATGttagaaatgaaatgcaaaaactGCAGGCTGAAGCACCACATATTGTTGTTGGAACACCAGGGAGAGTGTTTGATATGTTAAACAGAAGATATCTCT CTCCAAAATGGATCAAAATGTTCGTTTTGGATGAAGCAGATGAAATGCTGAGCCGAGGGTTTAAGGATCAAatctatgagattttccaaaaATTAAATACTAGTATTCAG GTggtgttgctttctgccacaatGCCAACGGATGTGTTGGAAGTGACCAAAAAATTCATGAGAGATCCAATTCGAATTTTGGTGAAGAAGGAAGAATTGACCCTTGAAGGAATCAAGCAGTTTTATATTAATGTTGAAAGAGAG GAATGGAAGTTGGATACACTTTGTGACTTGTACGAGACACTGACAATTACACAGGCTGTTATTTTCCTCAATACAAGGCGCAAGGTGGACTGGCTCACAGAGAAAATGCATGCCAGGGACTTCACAGTTTCTGCCCTG CATGGTGACAtggaccagaaagaaagagaTGTTATCATGAGGGAATTTCGATCAGGGTCAAGCCGTGTTCTGATCACTACTGACTTGTTG GCTCGTGGAATTGATGTGCAACAAGTGTCATTGGTTATAAACTATGATCTACCTACCAATCGTGAAAATTACATTCACAG AATTGGCAGAGGGGGTCGATTTGGGAGGAAAGGTGTGGCTATAAACTTTGTTACTGAAGAAGACAAGAGGATTCTTCGTGACATTGAGACTTTCTACAATACTACAGTGGAGGAAATGCCAATGAATGTGGCCGACCTTATTTAA
- the EIF4A2 gene encoding eukaryotic initiation factor 4A-II isoform X4 — MSGGSADYNREHGGPEGMDPDGVIESNWNEIVDNFDDMNLKESLLRGIYAYGFEKPSAIQQRAIIPCIKGYDVIAQAQSGTGKTATFAISILQQLEIEFKETQALVLAPTRELAQQIQKVILALGDYMGATCHACIGGTNVRNEMQKLQAEAPHIVVGTPGRVFDMLNRRYLSPKWIKMFVLDEADEMLSRGFKDQIYEIFQKLNTSIQVVLLSATMPTDVLEVTKKFMRDPIRILVKKEELTLEGIKQFYINVEREEWKLDTLCDLYETLTITQAVIFLNTRRKVDWLTEKMHARDFTVSALHGDMDQKERDVIMREFRSGSSRVLITTDLLARGIDVQQVSLVINYDLPTNRENYIHRSR, encoded by the exons ATGTCTGGTGGCTCCGCGGATTATAACAG AGAACATGGCGGCCCAGAGGGAATGGACCCCGATGGTGTCATCGAG agCAACTGGAATGAGATTGTTGATAACTTTGATGATATGAACTTAAAGGAGTCTCTTCTTCGGGGCATCTATGCTTATGGTTTTGAGAAGCCATCAGCTATTCAGCAGAGAGCTATTATTCCATGTATTAAAG GGTATGATGTGATTGCTCAAGCTCAGTCAGGTACTGGCAAGACAGCCACATTTGCTATTTCCATCCTGCAACAGTTGGAGATTGAGTTCAAGGAGACCCAAGCACTAGTATTGGCCCCCACCAGAGAACTGGCTCAACAG ATCCAAAAGGTAATTCTGGCACTTGGAGATTATATGGGAGCAACTTGTCATGCCTGCATTGGTGGAACAAATGttagaaatgaaatgcaaaaactGCAGGCTGAAGCACCACATATTGTTGTTGGAACACCAGGGAGAGTGTTTGATATGTTAAACAGAAGATATCTCT CTCCAAAATGGATCAAAATGTTCGTTTTGGATGAAGCAGATGAAATGCTGAGCCGAGGGTTTAAGGATCAAatctatgagattttccaaaaATTAAATACTAGTATTCAG GTggtgttgctttctgccacaatGCCAACGGATGTGTTGGAAGTGACCAAAAAATTCATGAGAGATCCAATTCGAATTTTGGTGAAGAAGGAAGAATTGACCCTTGAAGGAATCAAGCAGTTTTATATTAATGTTGAAAGAGAG GAATGGAAGTTGGATACACTTTGTGACTTGTACGAGACACTGACAATTACACAGGCTGTTATTTTCCTCAATACAAGGCGCAAGGTGGACTGGCTCACAGAGAAAATGCATGCCAGGGACTTCACAGTTTCTGCCCTG CATGGTGACAtggaccagaaagaaagagaTGTTATCATGAGGGAATTTCGATCAGGGTCAAGCCGTGTTCTGATCACTACTGACTTGTTG GCTCGTGGAATTGATGTGCAACAAGTGTCATTGGTTATAAACTATGATCTACCTACCAATCGTGAAAATTACATTCACAG gagTCGATAG
- the EIF4A2 gene encoding eukaryotic initiation factor 4A-II isoform X3, translating into MSGGSADYNSREHGGPEGMDPDGVIESNWNEIVDNFDDMNLKESLLRGIYAYGFEKPSAIQQRAIIPCIKGYDVIAQAQSGTGKTATFAISILQQLEIEFKETQALVLAPTRELAQQIQKVILALGDYMGATCHACIGGTNVRNEMQKLQAEAPHIVVGTPGRVFDMLNRRYLSPKWIKMFVLDEADEMLSRGFKDQIYEIFQKLNTSIQVVLLSATMPTDVLEVTKKFMRDPIRILVKKEELTLEGIKQFYINVEREEWKLDTLCDLYETLTITQAVIFLNTRRKVDWLTEKMHARDFTVSALHGDMDQKERDVIMREFRSGSSRVLITTDLLARGIDVQQVSLVINYDLPTNRENYIHRSR; encoded by the exons ATGTCTGGTGGCTCCGCGGATTATAACAG CAGAGAACATGGCGGCCCAGAGGGAATGGACCCCGATGGTGTCATCGAG agCAACTGGAATGAGATTGTTGATAACTTTGATGATATGAACTTAAAGGAGTCTCTTCTTCGGGGCATCTATGCTTATGGTTTTGAGAAGCCATCAGCTATTCAGCAGAGAGCTATTATTCCATGTATTAAAG GGTATGATGTGATTGCTCAAGCTCAGTCAGGTACTGGCAAGACAGCCACATTTGCTATTTCCATCCTGCAACAGTTGGAGATTGAGTTCAAGGAGACCCAAGCACTAGTATTGGCCCCCACCAGAGAACTGGCTCAACAG ATCCAAAAGGTAATTCTGGCACTTGGAGATTATATGGGAGCAACTTGTCATGCCTGCATTGGTGGAACAAATGttagaaatgaaatgcaaaaactGCAGGCTGAAGCACCACATATTGTTGTTGGAACACCAGGGAGAGTGTTTGATATGTTAAACAGAAGATATCTCT CTCCAAAATGGATCAAAATGTTCGTTTTGGATGAAGCAGATGAAATGCTGAGCCGAGGGTTTAAGGATCAAatctatgagattttccaaaaATTAAATACTAGTATTCAG GTggtgttgctttctgccacaatGCCAACGGATGTGTTGGAAGTGACCAAAAAATTCATGAGAGATCCAATTCGAATTTTGGTGAAGAAGGAAGAATTGACCCTTGAAGGAATCAAGCAGTTTTATATTAATGTTGAAAGAGAG GAATGGAAGTTGGATACACTTTGTGACTTGTACGAGACACTGACAATTACACAGGCTGTTATTTTCCTCAATACAAGGCGCAAGGTGGACTGGCTCACAGAGAAAATGCATGCCAGGGACTTCACAGTTTCTGCCCTG CATGGTGACAtggaccagaaagaaagagaTGTTATCATGAGGGAATTTCGATCAGGGTCAAGCCGTGTTCTGATCACTACTGACTTGTTG GCTCGTGGAATTGATGTGCAACAAGTGTCATTGGTTATAAACTATGATCTACCTACCAATCGTGAAAATTACATTCACAG gagTCGATAG